A portion of the Acidobacteriaceae bacterium genome contains these proteins:
- a CDS encoding amino acid permease: MTSEQQSGDTHLVKSLGLFSATAIVMGSMIGSGIFIVPAEMSRTLASPALLIAAWLVTAFMTIVGALSYGELAAMMPRAGGQYVYLREGLGPVWGFLYGWTLFLVIQTGTIAAVAVAFAKFLGVFFPSVSQSRWIWHMGQGNVGLNTANLSAMVVLVLLTWLNTRGVKLGAAVQNIFTSAKVLALLGVIAVGLIARNAGAIASNFGKNFWVNSNWHSQQLLDVGANGHFALVGVFTLVAVVQVGSLFSSDAWNNVTFTAGEITNPKRNLPLSLVLGTGIVLALYIACNFVYLSVLPMVGIAMAPQDRVATAVMQVAFGAVGAKLMSAAILVSTFGCANGMVLAGARVYYAMSGDRLFFAATGKLDPKTGVPRNALWLQCVWACLLCLSGQYGNLLDYVIFAVLLFYILTIVALFRLRQTRPEAPRPYKAFGYPLLPGCYIVIATFICGVLLRYKPQYTWPGLGIVLLGLPVYFLWQRKSAA, encoded by the coding sequence GTGACTTCTGAACAGCAGAGTGGCGACACTCACCTCGTCAAAAGCCTTGGCCTCTTTTCGGCCACGGCCATCGTGATGGGCTCTATGATCGGCTCGGGCATCTTCATCGTTCCCGCCGAGATGAGCCGTACTCTGGCCTCGCCCGCCTTGCTCATCGCAGCCTGGCTGGTCACCGCGTTCATGACCATCGTCGGCGCGCTCAGCTATGGGGAGCTCGCCGCCATGATGCCCAGGGCTGGCGGCCAGTATGTCTACCTCCGCGAAGGCCTAGGCCCGGTCTGGGGCTTCCTCTACGGCTGGACGCTCTTTCTCGTCATCCAGACAGGAACCATAGCTGCTGTAGCGGTGGCGTTTGCCAAATTCCTCGGCGTCTTCTTCCCCTCGGTCAGCCAGTCGCGCTGGATCTGGCACATGGGGCAGGGCAACGTCGGCCTCAACACCGCCAACCTCTCCGCCATGGTCGTGCTGGTTCTGCTCACCTGGCTGAACACGCGCGGCGTCAAGCTCGGTGCGGCCGTACAGAACATCTTCACCAGCGCCAAGGTGCTGGCTCTGCTCGGTGTCATCGCCGTCGGGCTCATCGCGCGCAACGCCGGGGCCATCGCCTCCAACTTCGGCAAAAACTTCTGGGTCAACTCCAACTGGCACAGCCAGCAGTTGCTGGACGTCGGAGCAAACGGCCACTTCGCTCTGGTCGGCGTCTTCACCCTCGTCGCGGTCGTGCAGGTCGGCTCGCTCTTCAGCTCAGACGCCTGGAACAACGTCACCTTCACCGCCGGGGAGATCACCAATCCCAAGCGCAACCTGCCGCTCTCGCTGGTTCTGGGCACAGGCATCGTTCTCGCGCTCTATATCGCCTGCAATTTCGTTTATCTAAGTGTTTTGCCGATGGTTGGCATCGCCATGGCCCCGCAGGACCGTGTCGCCACAGCCGTCATGCAGGTCGCATTTGGCGCAGTCGGCGCCAAGCTGATGTCCGCAGCCATTCTGGTCAGCACCTTCGGCTGCGCCAATGGAATGGTGCTCGCCGGGGCCCGCGTCTACTACGCCATGAGCGGCGACCGGCTCTTCTTCGCGGCAACTGGAAAGCTTGATCCGAAGACGGGCGTACCGCGCAACGCCCTTTGGTTGCAATGTGTTTGGGCCTGCCTGCTCTGCCTCAGCGGACAGTACGGAAACCTGCTCGATTACGTCATTTTCGCGGTCTTGCTCTTCTACATCCTGACGATTGTGGCCCTCTTCCGCCTTCGTCAGACCCGTCCCGAAGCGCCTCGACCGTACAAAGCGTTCGGTTATCCGCTTCTGCCAGGTTGCTACATTGTGATTGCCACGTTCATTTGTGGTGTACTTTTACGGTATAAGCCGCAATACACTTGGCCGGGGTTAGGGATCGTGCTGCTTGGTCTGCCGGTCTACTTTCTGTGGCAACGTAAATCGGCAGCCTAA
- a CDS encoding amino acid permease has translation MSNLLKVKPLSAIMGEATETGEHTLKRSLGSGSLIALGIGAIIGTGIFVLTGTVAAQYAGPGVVWSFIAAAIGCVFAGLCYAEFSAMIPVAGSAYTYGYATLGELFAWIIGWDLVLEYAFGAATVCSGWSGYVLSLGQDFGLRLPPELAGTPGSVFVLYEGHWEFLGRVQQKLLNSGVDWHTLPQRHGIFNLVAFVGIMLVTTILVIGVKESANFNTVIVAVKLFVLVVFLIVGGNTLFHHPELMKVNWHPFLPPNTGKFGDYGWSGVLRGAGVIFFAYIGFDAVSTAAQEAKNPKKDMPRGILGSLVICTILYILVALVLTALINYKYLNLPDALAVGIDATGVRWGALLVKIGALGGLSSTMVVMLLGQSRVFFSMSKDGLLPKFFSTIHPKFRTPWISSITVGLVVATFSSLIPLAKLGEMCSIGTLLAFIIVCAGVWVLRKRSPELPRPFRAPWMPVTPILGILISLALMAGLPWETWLRLFVWLAIGLVIYFSYSRKHSRVQNSLPPEPPH, from the coding sequence ATGTCGAATTTGCTGAAGGTGAAGCCGCTATCCGCCATTATGGGAGAAGCGACAGAGACGGGCGAGCACACGCTGAAACGGTCGCTCGGTTCAGGAAGCCTGATCGCGCTGGGTATCGGCGCCATTATCGGTACGGGAATCTTCGTGCTGACAGGTACGGTCGCCGCGCAGTACGCTGGCCCGGGTGTGGTCTGGTCGTTCATTGCTGCCGCCATCGGTTGCGTCTTCGCTGGCCTCTGCTACGCCGAGTTCTCCGCGATGATTCCGGTCGCCGGTTCGGCCTACACCTACGGCTACGCCACGCTCGGTGAGCTCTTTGCCTGGATCATCGGCTGGGATCTCGTGCTCGAGTACGCCTTCGGCGCAGCCACCGTCTGCTCCGGCTGGTCCGGCTACGTGCTTTCGCTCGGCCAGGACTTCGGACTTCGTCTCCCGCCTGAACTCGCCGGAACACCTGGCTCTGTCTTCGTCCTCTATGAGGGCCACTGGGAGTTCCTCGGCCGTGTTCAGCAGAAGCTGCTCAACAGCGGCGTCGACTGGCACACCCTGCCGCAGCGTCACGGCATCTTCAATCTCGTGGCGTTCGTTGGCATCATGCTCGTCACCACGATCCTAGTAATCGGCGTCAAGGAGTCGGCGAACTTCAACACCGTCATCGTTGCCGTCAAGCTCTTCGTGCTGGTCGTCTTCCTCATCGTCGGTGGCAACACGCTCTTCCACCACCCCGAACTGATGAAGGTCAACTGGCATCCGTTCCTTCCGCCCAACACCGGCAAGTTCGGTGACTACGGCTGGTCGGGCGTGCTTCGAGGCGCAGGCGTCATCTTCTTCGCCTATATCGGCTTTGACGCTGTCTCTACCGCAGCACAGGAAGCCAAGAACCCAAAGAAGGACATGCCCCGCGGCATCCTTGGTTCGCTGGTCATCTGCACCATCCTGTACATCCTGGTCGCGCTCGTGCTCACCGCGCTGATCAACTACAAGTACCTGAACCTGCCCGACGCGCTCGCAGTCGGCATCGACGCTACCGGCGTTCGCTGGGGCGCTCTGCTGGTCAAGATCGGCGCACTCGGCGGTCTCTCTTCGACGATGGTCGTGATGCTGCTCGGTCAGAGCCGCGTCTTCTTCTCCATGTCGAAGGACGGTCTGCTGCCGAAGTTCTTCTCCACCATCCACCCGAAGTTCCGCACCCCGTGGATCTCGTCGATCACCGTCGGCCTCGTCGTTGCGACCTTCTCCTCGCTGATTCCGCTGGCAAAGCTCGGTGAGATGTGCTCGATCGGTACGCTGCTCGCGTTCATCATCGTCTGCGCTGGCGTCTGGGTGCTGCGTAAGCGTTCGCCTGAGCTTCCTCGCCCCTTCCGCGCTCCGTGGATGCCCGTTACTCCGATCCTCGGCATCCTGATCTCGCTCGCCCTGATGGCAGGCCTTCCGTGGGAAACCTGGCTGCGCCTCTTCGTCTGGCTGGCAATCGGCCTGGTGATCTACTTCTCCTACAGCCGCAAACATAGCCGCGTACAGAACTCGCTTCCGCCCGAGCCTCCTCACTAG
- a CDS encoding acyltransferase, whose product MAHTEQQVSAEGSPYRRHLPGLDGLRGLSVLGVLVAHLLVMPAVTRAGGVAQAFVRFCGMGVVVFFVLSGFLITGILYESLEEEGFFRKFYVRRILRIAPIYYLVILVLVGTVLFAGKQYGHQPLSLALYLQNTSVVAPPIWEYNGVSKLPMLHFWTLAVEEQFYLLWPVLLFLLRDRRAIAWAAVGGSLLSIVLRYWMVMGRGASDEAVHCMTMCRLDTLLLGALLAMLVRTRWHDHTLRSACWLLPGGLGLTWGCYGVSRWHVAPMWLQGAVFSLSYTGYAIASAGLLLFALRRGGGVSERFFEMKWLRWLGRYSYGIYVLHYIFHGLWSEAWRAWLAGHGLRGTPGACLEAVAMAAFSIAVAVASYELYEKRFLKLKRFVQYTGVVAKSV is encoded by the coding sequence ATGGCACACACAGAGCAACAGGTCAGCGCCGAAGGCAGCCCGTATCGACGGCACCTGCCTGGTTTAGACGGTTTGCGCGGGCTGTCTGTGCTGGGTGTGCTGGTGGCGCATCTGCTTGTTATGCCAGCAGTAACGCGGGCCGGAGGCGTGGCGCAGGCGTTCGTTCGCTTCTGCGGTATGGGGGTCGTGGTCTTCTTTGTTCTCTCAGGATTTCTGATCACAGGCATCCTGTATGAGTCGCTGGAAGAGGAAGGCTTTTTCCGCAAGTTTTATGTGCGCCGCATTCTGCGCATCGCGCCGATTTATTACCTTGTGATTCTCGTGCTGGTGGGCACGGTGCTGTTTGCAGGCAAGCAGTATGGACATCAACCACTTTCTCTGGCGTTGTATCTGCAAAATACGTCGGTCGTGGCTCCACCGATATGGGAGTACAACGGCGTTTCGAAGCTGCCGATGCTGCACTTCTGGACTCTGGCGGTGGAGGAGCAGTTTTACCTGCTGTGGCCTGTGTTGCTGTTTCTGCTGCGTGACCGGCGAGCTATTGCGTGGGCTGCGGTCGGCGGATCGCTGCTCAGTATTGTGTTGCGTTACTGGATGGTGATGGGGCGCGGAGCCAGCGATGAGGCGGTGCACTGCATGACGATGTGCCGGTTAGACACGCTGCTGCTGGGTGCGTTGCTGGCGATGCTGGTGCGTACGCGCTGGCATGATCACACGTTGCGTTCCGCGTGCTGGCTGCTGCCCGGAGGGTTGGGGCTGACGTGGGGCTGCTACGGCGTTTCGCGCTGGCACGTCGCGCCGATGTGGCTGCAGGGCGCTGTGTTTTCGCTGTCCTACACGGGCTATGCCATTGCGTCGGCAGGCCTTTTACTCTTTGCCCTGCGGCGTGGTGGTGGGGTGAGCGAGCGCTTCTTCGAGATGAAGTGGCTTCGCTGGCTGGGACGCTACAGCTACGGCATCTACGTGCTGCATTACATCTTCCACGGGCTTTGGTCGGAGGCCTGGCGCGCATGGCTAGCTGGGCATGGGTTGCGAGGAACGCCGGGAGCTTGTCTTGAGGCTGTGGCGATGGCCGCGTTTTCGATTGCAGTGGCGGTCGCTTCGTATGAGCTGTACGAAAAGCGCTTCCTGAAGCTGAAGCGCTTTGTACAGTACACCGGAGTTGTGGCGAAGAGCGTTTAG
- a CDS encoding ABC transporter ATP-binding protein → MGDQQVNALRGVDVRIRRNEYVAIMGPSGSGKSTLMNLIGCLDSPSYGKYWLNGHDVSELNDDELARIRNKEIGFVFQTFNLLARASSLHNVELPLIYNGTPARERIERAKEVLTQVGLGTRMDHKPNELSGGQRQRVAIARALVNRPSIILADEPTGNLDSKTSVEIMALFDDLHAKGNTIVLVTHEPDIAEFAHRVISIRDGAVASDQPSARARG, encoded by the coding sequence ATGGGCGACCAGCAGGTGAACGCGCTGCGCGGCGTCGACGTCCGCATCCGTCGCAACGAGTACGTCGCCATCATGGGCCCCTCAGGCTCTGGCAAGTCGACCTTGATGAACCTCATCGGCTGCCTCGATTCCCCGAGCTACGGAAAGTACTGGCTCAACGGCCATGACGTCTCTGAGTTGAACGACGACGAACTCGCCCGCATCCGCAACAAGGAGATCGGCTTCGTCTTCCAGACCTTCAACCTTCTGGCCCGCGCCAGCTCCCTGCACAACGTCGAGCTACCGCTGATCTACAACGGCACCCCCGCCCGCGAACGCATCGAACGCGCAAAGGAGGTCCTCACACAGGTCGGCCTCGGCACCCGTATGGACCACAAGCCGAACGAACTTTCCGGCGGGCAGCGCCAGCGCGTCGCCATCGCCCGCGCGCTCGTCAACCGTCCGTCGATCATCCTCGCCGACGAACCCACGGGCAACCTGGACTCCAAGACCTCGGTCGAGATCATGGCGCTCTTCGACGATCTGCACGCCAAGGGCAACACCATCGTGCTCGTCACGCATGAGCCCGACATCGCCGAGTTTGCCCACCGCGTCATTTCGATCCGCGACGGTGCCGTCGCCAGCGATCAACCCAGCGCCCGCGCTCGCGGCTAA